In Nicotiana tabacum cultivar K326 chromosome 19, ASM71507v2, whole genome shotgun sequence, one DNA window encodes the following:
- the LOC107793912 gene encoding transcription factor Pur-alpha 1 isoform X2 has translation MEGNSGGGGGGGGGGGGGNDVELLCKTLQVEHKLFYFDLKENPRGRYLKISEKTSATRSTIIVPFNGISWFLDLFNYYVNSDDDQQDVFSKELQLDTKVFYFDVGENRRGRFLKVSEASVSRNRSTIIVPAGSAQDEGWAAFRNILAEINEASRLFISPSQTSEPSERLGLSDDVGAGFISSHSSQSGPTADLSVERTIDLPAADEVSNLGVSKVIRADQKRFFFDLGSNNRGHFLRISEVAGSDRSSIILPLSGLKQFHEMVGHFVEISKDRLEGITGANVRTIDSPQR, from the exons ATGGAGGGAAATTCCGGCGGCGGTGGTGGTGGCGGTGGCGGTGGCGGAGGAGGAAACGACGTGGAGTTGCTGTGCAAGACGTTACAGGTAGAACACAAGCTTTTCTACTTCGACCTGAAGGAGAATCCACGCGGGCGTTACTTGAAAATATCGGAGAAAACGTCGGCAACAAGGTCTACTATAATAGTACCATTCAACGGCATCTCATGGTTCCTCGATCTATTCAATTACTATGTCAATTCAGATGATGATCAACAGGACGTGTTTAGCAAAGAACTCCAACTTGATACCAAg GTGTTTTACTTTGATGTAGGGGAGAATAGACGAGGACGCTTTCTCAAG GTCTCTGAAGCATCTGTTAGCAGGAACCGTAGTACAATTATTGTTCCAGCAGGAAGTGCCCAAGATGAGGGATGGGCAGCATTTAGGAATATTTTGGCAGAGATCAATGAAGCCTCAAGGCTATTTATTTCGCCCAGTCAG ACTTCGGAACCCTCAGAGCGTCTTGGGCTTTCAGATGATGTAGGAGCCGGTTTTATATCCAGTCACTCTTCTCAATCTGGCCCAACAGCTGATTTGAGTGTAGAACGGACCATTGATCTGCCAGCAGCTGATGAAGTTAGTAACTTGGGGGTCTCCAAAGTAATCAGGGCTGACCAAAAGAGATTCTTCTTTGATCTTGGGAGTAACAACCGGGGCCatttcttaagaatatctgag GTGGCAGGTTCTGATCGCTCTTCCATAATTCTTCCTCTTTCTGGCCTGAAACAATTTCATGAAATGGTGGGTCACTTTGTGGAGATAAGTAAAGATCGGCTGGAAGGAATTACAGGTGCAAATGTTCGGACAATTGACTCTCCACAGAGATGA
- the LOC107793912 gene encoding transcription factor Pur-alpha 1 isoform X1, which yields MEGNSGGGGGGGGGGGGGNDVELLCKTLQVEHKLFYFDLKENPRGRYLKISEKTSATRSTIIVPFNGISWFLDLFNYYVNSDDDQQDVFSKELQLDTKVFYFDVGENRRGRFLKVSEASVSRNRSTIIVPAGSAQDEGWAAFRNILAEINEASRLFISPSQQTSEPSERLGLSDDVGAGFISSHSSQSGPTADLSVERTIDLPAADEVSNLGVSKVIRADQKRFFFDLGSNNRGHFLRISEVAGSDRSSIILPLSGLKQFHEMVGHFVEISKDRLEGITGANVRTIDSPQR from the exons ATGGAGGGAAATTCCGGCGGCGGTGGTGGTGGCGGTGGCGGTGGCGGAGGAGGAAACGACGTGGAGTTGCTGTGCAAGACGTTACAGGTAGAACACAAGCTTTTCTACTTCGACCTGAAGGAGAATCCACGCGGGCGTTACTTGAAAATATCGGAGAAAACGTCGGCAACAAGGTCTACTATAATAGTACCATTCAACGGCATCTCATGGTTCCTCGATCTATTCAATTACTATGTCAATTCAGATGATGATCAACAGGACGTGTTTAGCAAAGAACTCCAACTTGATACCAAg GTGTTTTACTTTGATGTAGGGGAGAATAGACGAGGACGCTTTCTCAAG GTCTCTGAAGCATCTGTTAGCAGGAACCGTAGTACAATTATTGTTCCAGCAGGAAGTGCCCAAGATGAGGGATGGGCAGCATTTAGGAATATTTTGGCAGAGATCAATGAAGCCTCAAGGCTATTTATTTCGCCCAGTCAG CAGACTTCGGAACCCTCAGAGCGTCTTGGGCTTTCAGATGATGTAGGAGCCGGTTTTATATCCAGTCACTCTTCTCAATCTGGCCCAACAGCTGATTTGAGTGTAGAACGGACCATTGATCTGCCAGCAGCTGATGAAGTTAGTAACTTGGGGGTCTCCAAAGTAATCAGGGCTGACCAAAAGAGATTCTTCTTTGATCTTGGGAGTAACAACCGGGGCCatttcttaagaatatctgag GTGGCAGGTTCTGATCGCTCTTCCATAATTCTTCCTCTTTCTGGCCTGAAACAATTTCATGAAATGGTGGGTCACTTTGTGGAGATAAGTAAAGATCGGCTGGAAGGAATTACAGGTGCAAATGTTCGGACAATTGACTCTCCACAGAGATGA